One Salvia splendens isolate huo1 chromosome 12, SspV2, whole genome shotgun sequence genomic window carries:
- the LOC121757273 gene encoding uncharacterized protein LOC121757273, which produces MTENVKREDKEEEWVDFYIRVKFVTNKEKTKVLFAEAGSDFADALLTFLLIPLGTIVKFVNKYYKDKAPVIGSLSTLYNALENLDDIHFPNKDAKTLLLNPKGLLSKHDWPDYDPGFTESTASFVISDDLRVMGSVESSVMSTLTSLGIGLVDMDGAETRDVTFGFRKILKLLIFSLVYRNPLTAFLLGGHAYGVAASRAEQGNIVNQIGKRTHSINSKKMILKAMMQKSTNMLLFAQAQHDFVSFLFGLLSIPLGKVEWYLHSDTGFRAIDNLHRSIPDSLFRTSLMDLEDRNMLFKPSLSNDDDSDDDSTSKGTPSHHRQTGYGFSNEYIPLNFDPSENQFHVRGSRVYMVSDDLTITPLSIMSSVFVINEMKVPLSDVEEVELQVGLEEGLSILRAALTSTKALSDGLLKPILKKKGNQQK; this is translated from the exons ATGACTGAGAATGTGAAGAGAGAGGACAAGGAGGAAGAATGGGTGGACTTCTACATACGCGTCAAGTTTGTAACGAACAAGGAGAAAACAAAAGTACTATTCGCAGAAGCTGGCAGCGATTTTGCAGATGCTTTGTTAACCTTCTTACTTATACCATTGGGAACGATTGTAAAATTCGTAAACAAGTACTACAAAGATAAGGCTCCGGTCATTGGAAGCTTGAGCACTTTGTACAATGCCTTAGAAAATCTTGATGACATCCATTTCCCGAACAAAGATGCTAAGACACTATTGCTTAATCCAAAAGGTCTACTTTCTAAACACGATTGGCCTGATTATGATCCAGGTTTCACTGAAAGTACAGCTTCCTTCGTTATCAGTGATGATCTGAGGGTGATGGGTAGCGTGGAAAGCTCCGTCATGTCTACTCTCACCAGTCTCGGGATCGGTTTGGTAGACATGGACGGGGCTGAGACAAGGGACGTGACTTTCGGATTCAGAAAG ATCCTGaagttgttgatattttcatTGGTGTATCGGAATCCATTGACTGCCTTCCTGCTCGGTGGCCATGCCTATGGGGTTGCTGCTAGCCGAGCAGAGCAGGGCAACATCGTGAATCAGATTGGCAAGAGAACCCATTCTATAAACTCGAAGAAGATGATTTTGAAAGCCATGATGCAAAAATCTACTAACATGTTGCTTTTTGCTCAGGCGCAACACGACTTTGTGAGTTTTCTTTTCGGTTTGCTCAGCATTCCTTTAGGAAAGGTGGAGTGGTATTTGCACAGCGACACGGGGTTTAGGGCCATTGATAATTTGCACAGGAGCATTCCAGATAGTTTGTTCAGAACTAGTCTTATGGATCTTGAGGACAGAAATATGCTATTCAAACCGTCCTTGTCTAACGACGACGACAGCGATGATGATAGTACTTCTAAGGGGACTCCTAGTCACCATCGTCAGACCGGCTATGGCTTTTCTAACGAGTATATTCCCCTCAATTTCGACCCAAGTGAGAACCAGTTTCATGTTCGAGGGTCAAGAGTGTATATGGTAAGTGATGATTTAACCATTACACCGTTGAGTATAATGTCGAGTGTCTTTGTTATCAACGAGATGAAGGTCCCGTTGTCTGATGTGGAAGAAGTGGAGCTCCAAGTTGGGTTGGAAGAG GGTTTAAGCATATTGAGAGCGGCTCTTACGTCGACCAAAGCCTTGAGTGATGGCCTTTTGAAGCCAATATTgaagaaaaaaggaaatcaaCAAAAATGA